In Hydrogenobacter hydrogenophilus, the following proteins share a genomic window:
- the cutA gene encoding divalent-cation tolerance protein CutA produces the protein MHKYYVVFITVPIQKAKDIAEYIIKEKLGACVNIVGEVSSIYWWKGNIERDRESLLVVKTSGNKVRDLIDKVKSVHPYTVPEIIAIPIEVGNEDYLRWIDESLEISQGNS, from the coding sequence ATGCATAAGTATTACGTTGTCTTTATAACTGTGCCTATTCAGAAGGCAAAAGATATAGCAGAATACATAATAAAAGAAAAACTTGGTGCTTGTGTGAACATAGTTGGTGAGGTGAGCTCCATATACTGGTGGAAGGGAAACATAGAAAGAGACAGGGAATCTCTTCTGGTGGTAAAGACCTCTGGTAATAAGGTGCGTGATCTTATAGATAAAGTAAAATCTGTACATCCTTACACGGTACCTGAGATAATAGCGATCCCTATAGAGGTTGGCAACGAAGATTATCTCAGGTGGATAGACGAGTCCCTTGAGATATCTCAAGGAAATTCCTAA